A single region of the Xiphias gladius isolate SHS-SW01 ecotype Sanya breed wild chromosome 17, ASM1685928v1, whole genome shotgun sequence genome encodes:
- the serpinh1a gene encoding serpin H1a, with translation MWVTSLVALVLLATSASAATSASADKVLSNHATILANNSAKLAFSLYQNMAKEKNIENILISPVVVASSLGLVALGGKASTASQVKTILNAAKVKDEQLHSGLAELLTEVSDPKTRNVTWKISNRLYGPNSVNFVDDFVKSSKKHYNCDHSKINFRDKKSAVNSINEWASKSTDGKLPEVTKDVEKTDGAMIINAMFFKPHWNEQFHHQMVDNRGFMVSRGYTVSVQMMHRTGLYGFYNDNTNKLSVLSMPLAHKKSSVVFIMPHHVEPLERLEKMLTKKQMDTWMGKLQQTAVAVSLPKVSMEVSHNLQKHLGELGLTEAVDKSKADFSNISGKKDLYLSNVFHASAMEWDTDGNEIDTSIFGTDKLKSPKLFYADHPFIFLVKDQKTNSILFIGRMVRPKGEKMRDEL, from the exons ATGTGGGTGACAAGCCTGGTAGCCCTGGTCCTCCTGGCcacttcagcctcagctgccaCCTCTGCATCAGCAGACAAGGTCCTCAGTAACCATGCTACCATCCTGGCCAACAACAGCGCCAAGTTGGCTTTCAGTCTCTACCAAAACAtggcaaaggaaaaaaacatagaaaacatTCTCATTTCCCCTGTAGTAGTGGCCTCCTCTCTGGGTCTGGTGGCTCTAGGTGGAAAGGCCTCCACTGCCTCCCAGGTAAAAACCATTCTGAATGCTGCTAAAGTTAAAGATGAGCAGCTGCACTCAGGTCTGGCAGAGCTCCTGACTGAGGTGAGCGACCCAAAGACCCGAAATGTCACCTGGAAGATTAGCAACCGTCTGTATGGGCCCAACTCTGTCAACTTTGTGGATGATTTTGTCAAGAGCAGCAAAAAGCACTATAACTGTGACCACTCCAAGATCAACTTCAGAGATAAGAAGAGCGCTGTGAACTCCATCAATGAGTGGGCATCCAAGTCTACTGATGGCAAACTGCCTGAGGTCACCAAGGATGTAGAGAAGACTGATGGGGCGATGATCATCAATGCTATGTTTTTCAAAC ctcACTGGAATGAGCAGTTCCATCATCAGATGGTGGACAACCGTGGATTCATGGTATCCCGCGGCTACACAGTTTCAGTGCAGATGATGCACCGCACAG GTCTCTACGGCTTCTATAATGACAACACCAATAAGCTGTCCGTCCTGAGCATGCCTCTGGCTCATAAGAAGTCCAGTGTGGTGTTCATCATGCCCCACCATGTGGAACCTCTAGAGAGGCTGGAGAAGATGCTGACAAAGAAGCAGATGGATACGTGGATGGGCAAGTTGCAGCAGACAGCAGTAGCTGTGTCTCTACCCAAAGTCAGCATGGAAGTCAGTCACAACCTGCAG AAGCACCTTGGGGAGCTGGGCCTGACAGAGGCTGTGGACAAGTCCAAAGCGGACTTCTCTAACATTTCCGGGAAAAAGGACCTCTACCTATCCAATGTGTTCCACGCCTCTGCCATGGAATGGGACACTGATGGAAATGAAATTGATACCAGCATCTTTGGCACAGACAAGCTGAAAAGCCCTAAACTGTTCTATGCTGACCACCCTTTCATCTTCTTAGTGAAGGACCAGAAGACAAACTCCATCCTGTTTATTGGCAGGATGGTCAGGCCGAAGGGTGAAAAGATGAGAGATGAATTGTGA